Within the Hypericibacter adhaerens genome, the region CGAGCACGAGGCAGGTAACTTCCGTCTGAATTGTTGCGAGCCTGGCCTGAACGCTCCCATCCGACGAATCAACGTAGAAAGTAGCGATTACATCGACCAAGCGACCGGCCGCGCCACACCCGCTCTTCCGCAAGGGTAGAGTTTTGTTCTGTCCGATTTCTCCATACGCTCGAAACGACAATGACCTAAGAGCAGGCGATGCGACAACAATCTTGGGTTGTATATCTTGACGTTAAATCCCTCGTTGTCTAATCTCCCGTCATGTCTCTCGCCCACGCCACGCCTCTCACCGATCCCGAGCGGGCCGACCGGCTGCGGCTGGCGCGGACCTTCAGTGTCGGGCCGGTCACCTTCCGGCGGCTGATCGACCGCTTCCACAGCGCGGCCGAGGCCTTGCGGGCCCTGCCCGATCTGGCGCGGCAGGCGGGCGCCGAAAGGCTGAACCCGCCCTCGCGCGCCGAGGCCGAAGACGAGATCGCGGCGCTCGCCCGCGCGGGCGGACGGTTTCTGGCGCTGGGCGAGCCCCTCTATCCCGAGCCGCTGGCCGCGGTCGAGGATGCGCCGCCGCTGCTGGCCTTGCGCGGCGACCCGGCCCTGTTGTCGCGGGCCGCGGTCGGCGTGGTGGGATCGCGCAACGCCTCCGCCGGCGGGCGACGGCTCGCGGAGGAGCTATCGCGGGAGCTGGGCGCCGCGGGGCTCGTGGTGGTGTCGGGGCTCGCGCGCGGTATCGACGCCGCAGCCCATCGGGGCGCGCTCGCCAGCGGCACGGTCGCGGTCTTCGCCGGCGGGCTCGACCAGGTCTATCCGCCCGAGCATGCGGATCTCGCCCAGGCGATCCTCGATCAGGGCGGTGCGCTCGTTTCTGAGATGCCGCTCGGCGCCGAGCCGCAGGCGCGGCATTTCCCGCGCCGCAACCGGCTGGTCTCCGGCCTGTCGCGGGGCGTGCTGGTGATCGAGGCCGCCCTCAAATCGGGGTCGCTGACCACCGCCCGTTTCGCGCTCGAGCAGGGGCGCGAGGTGATGGCGGTCCCGGGCTCACCGCTCGACCCGCGCTGCCGCGGCACCAACCAGCTGCTGCGCGAGGGCGCCGGGCTGGTCGAGACGGCGGCGGACGCCCTGCTCCATCTGGGGCTCGATCCCGAGCTCGCCCTGCGCCCACACTCTATATCTGCAT harbors:
- the dprA gene encoding DNA-processing protein DprA is translated as MSLAHATPLTDPERADRLRLARTFSVGPVTFRRLIDRFHSAAEALRALPDLARQAGAERLNPPSRAEAEDEIAALARAGGRFLALGEPLYPEPLAAVEDAPPLLALRGDPALLSRAAVGVVGSRNASAGGRRLAEELSRELGAAGLVVVSGLARGIDAAAHRGALASGTVAVFAGGLDQVYPPEHADLAQAILDQGGALVSEMPLGAEPQARHFPRRNRLVSGLSRGVLVIEAALKSGSLTTARFALEQGREVMAVPGSPLDPRCRGTNQLLREGAGLVETAADALLHLGLDPELALRPHSISASMAGPGDAAGDSGRPSPASDIVSIRDQIRPGETLPSPSPAARSTPGDAPQVPALASPPPRQGLVKENQASLGTSDGRRPAGDEAATGSESARKLAELLGSAPVSVDELVRRCQMSPPVVRAALLDLELAGRLERHPGDRVSLLPT